One genomic region from Leptospira licerasiae serovar Varillal str. VAR 010 encodes:
- a CDS encoding lipin/Ned1/Smp2 family protein: protein MRFFLLALCLSAFSVGLWADCPDYTIPSNPPSFSKPTKRNFRNFGNTILAGLYVPYHMVYDTIVKSGTNATMVGKFDYDAVFHKDLEGEYVHVYIYGTAMSGWTYVGRYTTNGDGKITANLGVRATGDYIVRMVVEGDLSSADGYLTVADPGRQTVLFDVDGTLTTNDFEALADYSGIKIADAYYYAPETVNAYRNKGYQIIYLTGRPYWNTKDTREWFPIKGMRSWHYHPSSDYWGANVQAYKTDYINYLRNIVGLDIIRAYGNATTDIAAYAAGGIPKSDTWIIGENAGKEGTQSITGNYSLHYNTVVASTPQASSCY from the coding sequence ATGCGATTCTTTTTGTTAGCCTTGTGCTTAAGTGCGTTCTCGGTCGGACTTTGGGCAGATTGTCCGGACTACACTATCCCTTCTAACCCTCCCAGCTTTTCGAAACCTACCAAAAGAAATTTCCGAAATTTTGGAAATACGATTTTGGCCGGCCTATACGTTCCATATCATATGGTTTACGATACGATAGTCAAATCCGGAACGAATGCGACCATGGTTGGTAAGTTCGATTATGATGCGGTCTTCCATAAGGATTTGGAAGGCGAATACGTTCATGTTTATATCTATGGAACTGCAATGAGCGGTTGGACCTACGTTGGTCGTTATACTACGAATGGTGACGGAAAGATCACTGCGAACTTGGGAGTTCGTGCAACTGGCGATTATATAGTCCGTATGGTTGTAGAAGGTGATCTTTCTAGCGCGGACGGTTATCTGACCGTAGCGGATCCAGGTCGCCAGACTGTTCTATTCGATGTGGATGGAACCTTAACTACGAATGATTTCGAGGCTCTCGCAGATTATTCTGGGATCAAAATTGCGGATGCTTACTATTATGCTCCGGAAACCGTGAATGCATATCGCAATAAAGGATATCAGATCATTTATTTAACAGGTCGTCCTTATTGGAATACAAAAGATACTCGTGAGTGGTTCCCTATCAAAGGAATGAGATCTTGGCATTACCATCCGAGTTCGGATTATTGGGGAGCAAATGTGCAAGCATACAAAACCGATTATATCAACTATTTGCGTAATATAGTCGGTTTGGATATCATTCGCGCTTACGGAAATGCAACTACCGACATTGCTGCATATGCTGCCGGCGGTATTCCTAAATCTGACACTTGGATCATAGGAGAAAATGCAGGTAAAGAAGGAACCCAGTCCATAACAGGAAATTATTCCCTTCATTACAATACAGTAGTAGCGAGCACCCCCCAAGCTTCCTCCTGCTACTAA
- a CDS encoding NAD(P)H-binding protein, whose protein sequence is MRIVVTGSLGHISKPLTENLVGKGHSVTVVSSSPERKKEIEALGAIAAIGNMQDGDFLFHTFQGADIVYAMEAIGYNSFFDQNLDVMETIRGIALSYKDAIQRSGIEKVVHLSSIGAHTDSGNGILAFHYIAENILKQLPQNVSIKFMRPVGFYYNMFSFIQTIKTQGAIISNYEGDEKEPWVSPLDIAAVISEEIDKPFNGRSIRYIASDEASPNEVAKLLGEAIGKSDLKWAAISDDQLLSGMIAAGMNPKTAKGFTEMNASRRGGVLYEDYYRNRPILGKIKLKDFAIEFAKVYDQNR, encoded by the coding sequence ATGAGGATCGTAGTTACAGGTTCGTTAGGACATATCAGTAAGCCTCTTACGGAAAATCTAGTTGGAAAGGGACATTCGGTTACTGTCGTAAGCAGTAGTCCCGAAAGGAAGAAGGAAATAGAAGCGTTAGGAGCAATAGCAGCAATCGGAAATATGCAGGATGGCGATTTCTTGTTTCATACTTTCCAAGGTGCGGATATAGTATATGCGATGGAGGCGATCGGATATAATAGCTTTTTCGATCAAAATTTAGATGTGATGGAAACGATTCGTGGGATCGCACTTAGTTACAAGGATGCAATCCAACGATCCGGAATAGAAAAAGTGGTCCATCTGAGTAGTATTGGAGCTCACACAGATTCCGGAAACGGCATTCTTGCGTTCCATTATATTGCGGAAAATATCTTGAAGCAGTTGCCACAGAATGTTTCCATTAAATTCATGCGCCCGGTCGGATTTTATTATAATATGTTCTCGTTTATACAAACGATCAAGACCCAGGGCGCTATTATTTCGAATTACGAAGGAGATGAAAAGGAACCGTGGGTATCTCCTTTGGATATTGCTGCAGTGATATCGGAAGAGATCGATAAACCTTTTAATGGCAGAAGTATTCGGTACATCGCCAGTGATGAAGCTTCTCCCAATGAAGTTGCAAAACTGCTGGGAGAAGCGATCGGAAAGTCCGATCTAAAATGGGCGGCAATTTCGGACGACCAGCTATTAAGCGGAATGATTGCAGCCGGAATGAATCCTAAAACTGCAAAAGGTTTTACGGAGATGAACGCCTCTAGAAGGGGCGGCGTATTGTACGAAGACTACTATCGCAATCGGCCGATCTTAGGAAAAATCAAACTGAAAGACTTTGCAATAGAATTCGCGAAGGTTTACGATCAAAATAGATAG
- a CDS encoding glycosyltransferase family 4 protein — protein sequence MIVRDAKILMIGWEYPPNITGGLGVACKEIARNIASMGYKVDFIVPRLHGNEEEIDGIRLLDIRKGWDLLGIDEKEELIRENEMILESLPERLMFSPYFSPGKTEGWSKRITRSSIYTEEGVEVPELSEQIPEISGGYGPDLFYDIRKFAKIISLLGEKLRPDLIHAHDWMTFIAANELKQRRNIPIILHVHATEFDRCGENGNDEIKRIEREGFESADRIVSVSEYTKSIIRERYGIDENKIYVAHNGISSLEKEEENSQENNITDPIVLFLGRITHQKGPDYFIRAAAKIVREIPDVKFVMAGSGDLQNRMIELAADLGLGGYFHYTGYLNEEKTHRLYNMCSVFIMPSVSEPFGLTALEAMSHKRPVVLSKQSGVSEIVNQCLKFDFWDTDSLAEKTISILKYGPLREEIGNQARAESERINWTATAKKIANVYRSFL from the coding sequence ATGATTGTGAGAGATGCAAAAATACTCATGATTGGTTGGGAATATCCCCCGAATATCACAGGAGGGCTTGGTGTGGCATGTAAGGAAATAGCACGAAACATCGCCTCCATGGGATATAAGGTTGATTTTATCGTTCCTAGGCTTCATGGAAATGAGGAAGAAATTGATGGTATTCGACTTTTAGACATTCGAAAGGGTTGGGACCTGTTAGGAATCGACGAAAAAGAAGAGTTAATCCGAGAGAACGAAATGATTTTAGAAAGTCTCCCGGAAAGGCTCATGTTCTCTCCTTATTTTTCACCTGGAAAAACGGAAGGATGGAGTAAGCGTATCACTCGATCTTCGATATATACGGAAGAAGGAGTCGAAGTTCCGGAATTGTCAGAACAAATTCCGGAAATCTCAGGAGGATACGGTCCCGATCTATTTTACGATATTCGAAAATTTGCTAAGATCATTTCCTTATTGGGCGAAAAACTAAGACCGGACCTTATTCATGCCCACGATTGGATGACATTTATAGCGGCTAATGAATTAAAGCAGAGACGAAATATCCCCATAATACTTCACGTTCATGCGACCGAGTTTGATCGGTGCGGAGAGAACGGGAACGATGAAATTAAACGGATAGAAAGGGAAGGTTTCGAGTCGGCGGATCGTATAGTTTCAGTAAGCGAGTATACCAAGAGTATCATAAGAGAGAGATATGGGATCGACGAGAATAAGATCTATGTGGCACATAACGGTATATCGTCTTTGGAAAAAGAAGAGGAGAACAGTCAGGAGAATAACATTACTGACCCGATCGTATTGTTTTTAGGGAGGATTACCCATCAAAAAGGCCCCGATTATTTCATAAGGGCGGCAGCCAAGATCGTTCGAGAGATCCCGGATGTGAAATTCGTGATGGCGGGCAGTGGGGACCTTCAAAATAGAATGATCGAGTTGGCTGCGGATCTCGGTCTTGGAGGTTACTTCCATTATACCGGATATTTAAACGAAGAAAAGACGCACCGTCTTTATAACATGTGTTCAGTGTTCATCATGCCGTCCGTATCCGAGCCCTTCGGTTTAACCGCGTTAGAAGCGATGTCCCACAAGCGACCTGTAGTTCTATCTAAACAGTCGGGTGTGAGCGAGATCGTGAATCAATGTTTAAAATTCGATTTTTGGGATACGGATAGTTTGGCCGAAAAAACGATCTCGATCTTGAAATACGGTCCTTTGCGGGAAGAAATAGGGAATCAAGCCAGAGCGGAATCCGAGAGGATCAATTGGACGGCTACCGCGAAAAAAATCGCCAATGTGTATAGGAGCTTTTTATGA
- a CDS encoding glycoside hydrolase family 57 protein encodes MISVCFYFEVHQPFRLKPYDFFRIGKDHSYFDDEKNRQVLRKVSDKCYIPTTNLLLDLIREFKEDFQVSFSISGTAIEQFKLWYPEVLDQFKKLADTGCVEFLSETYYHSLSSLYSEKEFARQVLKHRKTIRKELGILPQTFRNTELIYSNQIAHLVRKMGYTLMLMEGVDRLLGWRSPNFMYQSKSEPGLKLLTKNYRLSDDIAFRFSEKTWSDFPLSADKFSNWVHSLAGSGTFVNLFMDFETFGEHQWAESGVFEFLKHLPSAINKHPDFKFRTVSCAAERNHSLGEIDTDDPVSWADMERDLSAWLGNSMQKQAVEALYALENRVHAMGDEEILETFGKLQTSDHFYYMCTKYFNDGDVHKYFSPYGSPYEAYVYFMNVLQDFKQRITPPKIRAIQSIEVSPSDLVPAI; translated from the coding sequence ATGATCTCAGTATGTTTTTATTTCGAAGTCCATCAACCTTTCCGTCTAAAACCTTACGATTTTTTCAGGATAGGAAAGGATCATTCCTATTTCGATGATGAGAAAAATAGACAAGTTCTCAGAAAAGTATCAGATAAATGTTATATTCCGACCACGAATCTGCTTTTGGACTTGATTCGAGAATTTAAGGAGGATTTCCAAGTAAGTTTTTCCATTTCAGGGACCGCAATTGAGCAATTTAAATTATGGTATCCCGAAGTTTTGGATCAGTTTAAGAAATTAGCGGATACGGGATGTGTAGAATTCCTTTCAGAGACCTACTATCATTCCTTATCTAGCCTTTATTCGGAAAAGGAGTTTGCTCGCCAGGTATTAAAACATCGAAAAACGATACGAAAGGAATTGGGAATTCTTCCTCAAACTTTTAGAAACACAGAACTGATCTATTCCAATCAGATAGCGCATCTGGTACGGAAAATGGGTTATACACTTATGCTTATGGAAGGAGTCGATCGACTTTTGGGATGGAGAAGTCCGAATTTTATGTACCAATCCAAATCTGAGCCCGGTCTGAAGCTTCTTACTAAAAATTACAGACTTAGTGACGATATCGCTTTCCGTTTTTCTGAAAAGACATGGTCCGATTTTCCTCTCAGCGCGGACAAGTTTTCTAATTGGGTACATTCTCTTGCAGGTAGCGGAACTTTTGTGAACTTGTTTATGGACTTTGAGACTTTCGGAGAACACCAATGGGCCGAATCGGGTGTTTTTGAATTCCTTAAGCATCTTCCTTCTGCGATAAACAAACATCCGGATTTTAAATTTAGGACGGTTTCTTGTGCTGCGGAACGAAATCATAGTCTTGGAGAGATAGACACCGACGATCCGGTATCCTGGGCAGATATGGAAAGGGATCTTTCGGCTTGGTTAGGCAATTCTATGCAAAAGCAGGCCGTGGAAGCGTTATACGCGTTGGAAAATAGGGTACATGCTATGGGAGACGAAGAGATTTTGGAAACGTTCGGGAAATTACAAACATCCGATCATTTCTATTATATGTGTACGAAATATTTTAACGACGGAGATGTTCATAAATATTTCAGCCCGTACGGATCTCCTTACGAAGCTTACGTATATTTTATGAATGTTCTTCAAGACTTCAAACAAAGGATAACGCCTCCTAAAATACGTGCAATACAGTCTATAGAAGTTTCTCCTTCTGATCTTGTTCCAGCGATATAG
- a CDS encoding lysozyme inhibitor LprI family protein, whose amino-acid sequence MHFRTLLTLFILFTFSIFPKTSEPSDVCSKIKKQDDRKKCRSKEYQAADKELNATYKKIREGLSDPEKEELKKLQVLWIGYRDGVCEGPMYSSDESGIETIVCKTGTTTERTEYLKHVWKFGTASKDGLGAYTDGFGGNLKLFRDKSSKSIQFSFEVVRGPTAHLGEVSGTWTPAKEGKWIWTSTEGCKSDDPDCCLLEFQYFQNRIEVDEVSCSAYHGARAYFGGSYRYEFK is encoded by the coding sequence ATGCATTTTCGAACTCTTCTCACGCTCTTCATTTTATTTACATTTTCTATTTTTCCAAAAACCTCAGAGCCTTCCGACGTTTGCTCAAAGATAAAAAAGCAAGATGATCGCAAAAAATGTCGCTCTAAAGAATACCAGGCTGCTGACAAAGAACTGAACGCGACTTACAAAAAGATAAGAGAAGGCCTATCCGATCCAGAAAAAGAAGAATTAAAAAAACTGCAAGTTCTTTGGATCGGTTATAGAGATGGAGTTTGTGAAGGCCCTATGTATTCTTCCGACGAGTCCGGCATAGAAACGATCGTTTGCAAAACAGGAACCACGACGGAAAGAACTGAATATTTGAAACATGTCTGGAAGTTCGGTACTGCGTCTAAAGATGGATTAGGTGCATATACGGACGGCTTCGGAGGTAACCTGAAACTTTTCCGAGATAAATCCAGTAAGAGTATCCAATTTTCATTCGAAGTAGTTCGAGGCCCAACGGCCCATCTAGGGGAAGTAAGCGGAACTTGGACTCCTGCCAAAGAAGGCAAATGGATCTGGACCTCGACTGAAGGTTGCAAGTCGGATGACCCTGATTGTTGCCTACTGGAATTCCAATACTTCCAAAATAGGATCGAAGTAGATGAAGTTTCTTGTTCCGCATACCACGGAGCCAGAGCTTATTTTGGCGGAAGTTACAGATACGAATTCAAATAA
- a CDS encoding helix-turn-helix domain-containing protein encodes MINNQPYRIRTISEFHQLRGLPKPEHPLISVVDYASIKHSPEFNVTSWTLDFYSISLKRNSAVKMKYGQQEYDFDEGILFFMAPGQVFRIEVNGEARVEHSGWILLVHPDFIWNTSLAKNIRKYEYFDYSVNEALFVSEKEEAIANNIIQNIRQEYHSNIDKFSQDIIISQIETLLNYSERFYHRQFITRKITNHRILDRLEVVLAEYFKEGDLKQKGLPSVQYVADVIGVSPNYLSGLLKVLTGQSTQQHIHNKLIEEAKEKLSTTDLPITAIAYELGFEHSQSFSKLFKSKTNLSPQEFRRSFN; translated from the coding sequence ATGATAAATAATCAGCCGTACAGAATAAGAACGATCAGTGAATTCCATCAACTGAGAGGTTTGCCGAAACCTGAGCACCCGTTGATCAGCGTAGTGGATTATGCATCGATCAAACATTCTCCCGAATTCAACGTTACGAGTTGGACTTTGGATTTTTACTCGATATCCCTAAAGAGAAATTCCGCCGTTAAAATGAAATACGGACAGCAGGAGTATGATTTCGACGAGGGGATCCTATTCTTTATGGCCCCGGGCCAGGTGTTCAGGATCGAAGTAAACGGCGAGGCTCGAGTCGAACATTCCGGATGGATCTTGCTTGTCCATCCGGACTTTATTTGGAATACTTCTTTAGCGAAGAATATTCGGAAATACGAATACTTCGATTATTCTGTGAATGAAGCCTTGTTTGTTTCCGAGAAAGAGGAAGCGATAGCCAATAATATCATTCAAAATATCCGGCAGGAGTATCATTCTAACATCGATAAATTCAGTCAGGATATCATCATCTCACAAATCGAAACCTTACTCAATTATTCCGAAAGATTTTATCATCGGCAGTTCATTACTAGAAAAATCACGAATCACAGGATCCTGGATAGATTGGAGGTAGTGTTGGCGGAATATTTTAAAGAGGGAGATCTGAAACAAAAGGGACTTCCTTCCGTTCAATACGTTGCGGATGTGATCGGTGTTTCTCCGAATTATCTAAGCGGGTTGCTTAAGGTTTTAACGGGGCAAAGTACTCAGCAACATATTCATAATAAGTTGATCGAGGAAGCAAAGGAAAAATTATCCACAACGGATCTTCCGATTACTGCCATAGCATACGAATTGGGTTTTGAACATTCCCAGTCCTTTAGCAAACTATTCAAAAGTAAAACGAATCTTTCCCCTCAGGAGTTTAGACGTTCTTTTAATTAA